A stretch of the Zeugodacus cucurbitae isolate PBARC_wt_2022May chromosome 6, idZeuCucr1.2, whole genome shotgun sequence genome encodes the following:
- the LOC105216935 gene encoding uncharacterized protein LOC105216935: MSSISSDDVSPNDHYALDIIEGHFLQDFDVRDIWEHVQDIFTTPEKQYINANLQSDNESTQHSTTDSQEVFREEQVSRLFAILRNKDHTQICKFKENLRMDYIWLMRLFDNINKVDSSIYVDLVHDLHSKVSLKYDDYNVHRSKPFRNLRSALLTMPIQGRVILTSDFGYGKKWLAIDVCTDFEVAQAMNFRIFWIDLGECTNALEDLRMLRYLKLLLTKPTRSPSPSGYGSLERFDPNTNAIKNSIDETKHLVSHKLKKNANKKCLVVLVNVRNTHSLEVFNLPCKLLVLTRSKKVSDSFAQKFSTTLRLRNGLTKFEFYMLFEKYLGHQNLVKKYMDLIYAHSNEHPYLLSWIGQSLRQNLANWQDLIDKMQQSKFDGKFNAAIEKSLDSLQPELRKTFINTFTYFPHVMYVPQKLIAAIWSEGRCEKDLDKLYRHGYLEKLISPCGEVSYKQLFVYAKLMHSDEVSANDIIEVKRKLMQYYGLDKDLEARTVLSVKRDIRDIFAIMYLLSF, translated from the exons ATGAGCAGTATTTCGAGTGATGACGTTTCACCTAACGACCATTATGCGTTGGACATTATAGAAGGACATTTTCTGCAAGACTTTGATGTGAGAGACATCTGGGAACATGTACAAGATATCTTTACCACACCtgaaaaacaatatataaatgCC AATCTACAAAGCGATAATGAGAGTACACAACATTCCACCACCGACAGTCAAGAAGTGTTTCGTGAGGAGCAAGTTTCGCGTCTATTTGCTATATTACGCAATAAGGATCATACTCAAATATGCAAATTCAAAGAGAATTTGCGCATGGATTATATATGGCTCATGCGTCTTTTcgacaatatcaataaagtggaTTCTAGTATTTATGTGGATTTGGTACACGATTTGCATTCGAAAGTTAGCCTTAAATATGACGACTACAATGTACATCGTTCAAAGCCG TTTCGAAATTTACGCAGTGCCTTACTTACGATGCCAATCCAAGGTCGTGTGATATTAACTAGCGATTTCGGTTATGGGAAAAAATGGCTCGCCATCGACGTTTGCACGGATTTTGAAGTGGCCCAAGCaatgaattttcgaattttctggATCGATTTGGGCGAGTGCACGAACGCATTGGAAGATTTACGTATGTTAcgttatttaaaacttttgctgACCAAACCGACACGTTCACCTTCGCCATCCGGTTATGGCTCACTAGAACGTTTCGATCCGAATAcgaatgcaattaaaaattcaatagatGAAACTAAACATCTTGTAAGTCATAAGCTCAAAAAGAATGCGAATAAAAAGTGCCTTGTCGTATTGGTGAATGTACGAAATACCCATTCGTTGGAGGTCTTCAATTTGCCATGCAAATTACTTGTGCTTACACGCAGTAAAAAAGTTAGTGATTCATTTGCGCAAAAATTTAGCACAACATTGCGTTTGCGAAATGGTCTAACAAAATTTGAGTTCTATATGCTCTTTGAAAAGTATTTGGGTCATCAGAATttggtgaaaaaatatatggattTGATTTATGCGCACAGCAATGAACATCCATACTTGCTGAGCTGGATTGGGCAGAGTCTACGTCAAAATTTGGCGAACTGGCAGGATTTGATTGATAAAATGCAACAATCAAA ATTTGATGGCAAATTCAATGCGGCCATTGAAAAGAGTCTCGATAGTTTACAACCGGAGTTGAGAAAGACGTTCATCAATACATTCACTTACTTTCCGCATGTCATGTATGTGCCACAAAag TTGATCGCTGCGATTTGGTCTGAGGGCAGGTGCGAGAAAGACTTGGATAAGTTGTATCGACATGGTTATCTAGAAAAACTAATTTCACCATGTGGTGAGGTCAGCTATAAACAACTGTTTGTTTACGCCAAACTAATGCATAGCGATGAAGTGTCAGCGAATGATATAATTGAAGTGAAAAGAAAACTGATGCAGTATTATGG TTTAGATAAAGATCTGGAGGCGCGCACAGTTTTGTCAGTCAAGCGTGATATACGTGATATATTTGCTATCATGTATTTGTTATCATTTTAA